AGCTGTTTTGCAAATTCTGGATCGTTATCTGTTTCTGCTTTGTGGAAACGCAGGTTTTCGAGAAGAAGTACGTCGCCGGAAGCAAGCTTTTCTACTGCTTTTTTGGCAACATCACCAACGCAGTCATCAGCAAATGCAACTGGTTTTCCCAACAGCTCTGCAAGGCGCTCCGCAACAGGTTTAAGGCTCAACGCCTCTACACGCTGTCCTTTCGGGCGTCCAAGGTGAGACATAAGAATAACTTTTGCGCCCTCATCCACGAGATGGGAAATGGTTGGAAGAGCTGCACGGATGCGTTTATCGTTATCAACTGCGCCGTCTTTAAGCGGTACGTTGAAGTCTACGCGTACGATTACAGTTTTCTCTTCACAATTGAGATCGTTGATAAAAAGTTTGTCCATGTTCGATGCCTCGTAATAAGTGATAATTTAGTTGTGAACAGCCCGATATAAATCACAGCGGCTCACCTTTTACAAGGCAAGCCGCTGTGTTTATTTCATATGGAACTAGTTAGCAGCTACGTGTGCAAGCAGGTCGAGAACTTTACAGGAGTAACCCCATTCGTTGTCGTACCATGCGATAAGTTTAACAAAATTATCGTTAAGAGCAATACCAGCTTCTGCATCAAAAACAGATGTGCAAGGTTCACCAACAAAGTCAGTGGAAACAACAGCATCTTCAGTGTATGCGAGAATGCCTTTAAGCTCATTTTCAGAAGCTTTTTTCACTGCTGCTTTAATTTCTTCGTAAGTAGCAGGCTTTTCGAGACGGCATGTGAGGTCAACTACAGACACGTCTGGAGTTGGAACACGGAAAGACATACCTGTAAGCTTACCGTTAAGAGAAGGAATTACTTTACCAACAGCTTTTGCAGCACCTGTAGAACTTGGAATGATGTTCTGGCCAGCACCACGACCACCGCGCCAGTCTTTGCAAGAAGGACCGTCAACGGTTTTCTGAGTAGCTGTGGTAGCGTGAACAGTAGTCATAAGACCTTCCACAATGCCGAATGCGTTGTGTACAACGTGTGCAAGCGGAGCAAGGCAGTTAGTAGTACAGGAAGCGTTAGAAACGATGTCCTGTCCTGCGTATTCATTGTGGTTAACACCCATAACGAACATAGGAGTTGCATCTTTAGAAGGAGCAGAAAGGATAACTTTCTTTGCACCAGCTTTGATGTGACCACGAGCAGATTCATCAGTGAGGAAGAAACCTGTAGATTCTACAACGTATTCTGCACCGATTGCATCCCATGCAAGTTTGTCAGGGCAACATTCGCTGGTTACGCGGATAGTTTTACCATTAACAACAAGGTTGCCGTCTACAACTTCAACAGTACCGTTGAAACGACCGTGAGTGGAGTCGTACTTGAGCATGTAAGCGATGTAATCAACATCGATAAGGTCGTTAATACCAACTACTTCAATATCATCACGCTGAGTTGCAGCCCTGAAAACAAGGCGGCCTATACGGCCAAAGCCGTTAATACCGATTTTAATCATGGTGTTCTTTTTCTTGTGCTAAATGGTTACTTTCATACCGGAACAAATGTAACAGTACAATTCTGAAACATTACTGTAACAACGTATGGGCGAACACGTTTTACTCCGGCACCTATGCCTTACGTAGCTTCTTCATTATTGGAATTGCTAACAGCACAAACTCAAATGAACTTTTATCGCTACATGACCTAGGCCGCTTGATAAGAACAGTTCTTGTGAATTTTTATAGAGCATTTTTGGGACTTATTTCAACACAAAATAATGTAAACGGTCTTGTGACTGGCTGAGTTACGCCACACAACGTACAATACATAAATCCATTAATACCGAGCACTTAAACTGTATTTTTACCACATGTGTAAGCGGTTTTACCCATGAAAGATAGAATCGCAAAAACAGCACTGAAAATGATGTAATTTATTGTTATTATTGATATTTATATTATTTTATTTTTTTCTTTGCGTTGCCGGTGATGAAACCGTTTCATAGCGTCAGTTACATGCACATCAAACAACTATATCCCAAATTGCGCAACAACACCAAACGCACGTAGCCCCTGTATACAAGATACAGGGGCTACGAATTTTTGATATCAAATAAATGAAGGGAGCGGAAACGCCCTTCCACTCCCTTCCACAAGGATATGCAGTCCTATCCAGCGGACGCATCAGCGCGAAACAGGTACAGCCCACACTGTACCAACCAACCCTACCCAGAGTGGCTACAAAGGCACCCTACATGCCTCCGTCGCATCCTCATTTTTTGTCATTAGGACAAATCACCTTTCGGCTCATCATCCTGCGACTCCCGCCAACCCTATGCAAAAAGCCGACGGTTTAAAATATAGTAACTGCATTACAGCAGCGTGTTTCTCATATTTATTGGATAAGTTAACAGCGTTAACTCTACTTAGCTCCGATATAAAAAAAATCATCTCCAAAACGTTGCTATTATGGAGCATGATCTTTTTAGATAATCAACCAAAAAGATAACAAACTGCTTTAATTACATTCAAAAACAATGTTCATTGATGCCAATAACACATCAAGTCAAAAAAACAACGCCAAACAATAAAAAAATAATCATTTACTTGCTTTTAATGCGACTGTTTCAGTCAACTTATCAACCATTTACTACAAGGTCAAAAAAACAGTTACAGAAAACTAAAAAAAAGCAGCAGCATGTCTCCATGCCGCTGCTTATCTATTTGTATAGTATGACTATTTTTAATCTTTGTCCTTAGAACAAACCACCTAAAAACAATTGCTAGCGGGGTATACGCACTACAGTAACCCAAGAGCAACCGTTAAAGGCAGCTAGATTATAATACGTCTTCGACAGGAGTGTATTCAAATCCGAAAGCGTCACAAACAGCTTTGTATGTCAGTTTGCCTTCGTGAACGTTGAGACCAAGTTTAATTTCTTCGTTTTCCTGACAAGCTTTTTTCCAGCCCTTGTCTGCAATTTCGAGAGCGTAAGGAAGAGTAGCGTTTGTAAGAGCCATTGTAGAAGTCATTGGAACTGCACCAGGAATGTTAGCTACGCAGTAGTGAACAACGCCGTCTACTTCGTAAGTTGGATTCTCATGAGTAGTTGCTTTGGAAGTTTCGAAACAACCACCCTGGTCAATAGCAACGTCTACAAGAGCAGCACCTTTCTTCATAAGCTTAAGGTCGTCACGTGTAACAACAGCAGGAGCTTTTGCACCCGGAATAAGTACAGCACCTACTACGAGGTCCATTTCTGGAAGAAGTTCCTGAATAGCACCTTTGGAAGACATGAGAGTTGTGCAGTTAGCAGGCATTACGTCAGAGAGGTAACGGAGACGATCAAGGTTGATATCCATGAGGTATACCTGAGCACCGAGACCACAAGCCATTTTTGCAGCCTGAACACCTACAACACCGCCGCCGATAACCATTACTTTAGCTGGTGCTACGCCTGGCACACCGCCGAGAAGTTTACCGAGACCGCCAGTAGTTTTTTCAAGAGCTTTTGCGCCCTGCTGGATTGCCATACGACCAGCAACTTCAGACATAGGTGTAAGAAGTGGAAGTGAACGGTCTGCTTTCTGAACAGTTTCGTATGCAATGCAAGTTGCGCCGGATTCCATAAGACCTTTAGTCTGAGGCTCATCAGCTGCAAGGTGGAGATAAGTAAAGAGAATCTGACCTTTACGGAGCATGCCGTACTCAGAAGGCTGAGGCTCTTTAACGTGCATTACCATTTCGGCTTTTTCACAAATTTCCTGCGGAGTATCGATGATAGTCCCACCAGCAGCTACATAGTCTTCATCAGAGAAACCAGAACCGACACCAGCATTTTTTTCAACGAGAATCTCGTGACCACGGGATACCATTGTGGCAACGCCAGCTGGAGTCATACAAACACGGTTTTCTTTAACTTTAATTTCTTTAAGTACACCTACGATCATTGTCTTATCTCCTGAGAATATTGAATTTTTACGGATGCAGAAACAGATGCAAAATGCACCAATGATTTCATCAACTTCAGTATTACCGGCGATCAGTACGGGGCTGAAGCTAAGATTGCTGGTAGTTATCTGAAAGAAAGGCTCGTGCAATCAATGAGAGTGATTTCAACTGCATAACCTGCTACTATTCAAGCAAAACTGCTTTTAATAGATTCTTTCATGGCACAATCTTGTACCAGCTAAAGTCTCGCGGGCATCGGCGATAATGGAGTACTTGTCTTTCAATGTACCGAATTGATTCTGAAACCAGCGCTCATCTTTACAGCAGCTTAGAAGAGGCTTTTCTCAAAATACATCTTATACTGGTACATACAGCAGGCGCCACTGCGTTCATCCACCCAAGGTATAAAACGCAGACTGATGCACACATCAGATAAGATTACGGTAAATTGACCAAAAAATTGTTACGTAGTTACGGTGCAGGACATTCCTGCATAGACGGATACAATATCTCAAACTGTGGTTGCAATAACGCTCTCGCACTTAGCGTTACGATCCCTTTTCAGTTTGAGCCTGCGTTATCAACTCTAAGAGGTGTAAAAACACCACCGGAAAAATGATACCGCTTGCATCCTCAGATCACATGTCACCACCTTGGGCTGTTGTCCTTCGGCTTGCATCATTCTCGAAAAAAATGAGGTTTATTGCGACAAACGAACAGCAAATTTTTTTGAACAACACAGTTTTTTCAATTTCTGCGTTTTTCATTCGTTATGCCCTTCTAAAATAAAAATATAATAAAATATACCGTATTTTTTAGATGAGAATAACTTTTTTTCGCAATATACTAACGATTTCATCACTGAAAAAAGCTCGTTAGGTGCAAAAAGGCTCCCTATAAGCATATAACTACCTATTTTAATGAATATAAGTACGTAAAAAATATCCCTACCTATTTTTTATGCTAACCACTAAATAACTACTAGCAGACACCTCAATTCGTTCACTTTTCGAAAGATATTTGCTTTAACATCAATATGTTAGAAAGAAAAAATATTACGCCACGTATGTTTTTTTATTCAAACAAACTGTTTTTTGCACAAGACTACCTACCATACACACAGCAAAAGAGGATTAGGTAAGCATGATAGGGTACTGAAACCATTGTTTATTCGCTCAAACTAGACAGCAAAAATAAAGAGGCAATGGGGGGCTTGCTGAGATATGCAATAATTTCGTTATTCTTTACAGAAAAACGAACTATGCAAACGCAAAATTCTCCCCACTGCCTCTCAAAACTAACTCAAAACATATTTCGTAATAAAACCGCGATGACACGGTTCTACTTACGAAAAAAAGAGCGTTTTAACTCACCGTTAACTCTTTGTTTTAGTGCTAGTACTCATTCTGTCTCTTCTACTTTTTAAAAAATACAGGGCGATCTATGCCCCCCATCATCAGAGAACGCTGAGTTTCAAAATCAAGATTTTTGAATTCACCCATTTTTAATTTGTAAAAGAACGCTCCAAGAAGAATCCAAAAGACTAAAGCAATCCACGACTCAGTACCAATGGAACCCGGTGAACCCGGAACAGTTAAAAGCAAAATACACACAATAGAGCTAACCGAACCAATTGCCGCAAAAACTATCTTCTTAGAGCTTGATTCTTCGTTACGGAAGGCTACAGCGACTTTGTAAGCAGCCAGACAGGTGAAAAGGTAGCCGATAACCGTACCAACAGCAGACATATCCACAACCCAGTTAAGCATTTCTCGACCAAAAAACGGTGCAAGAATGGTAAGGAGAGTTACAAACACAATAGACTTATGCGGCGTGCCGTATTTAGGGTGAACATCTCCGAACCAAGCAGGAAGAATCTTCGCGCGACCGATACTGAACAAAAGTCGAGAAGACGCAATAAAAAAGCCGTTAATGCCAGTAAAGATTGCAGCAGAGACTGCTATGGCAAGAATCACACTTCCTGCTTTTCCAAGAGAGATAGAAGCAACATGCCCTGTTGCCCATGGCACATCCAGCGCCAACAATTCTTTATACGGCATTAAACCAGCTACAGCGAGGGTAACCATAGAATACAGAACCACACCGCATAAAATTGCAGTCACCATTAATTTTGTTGCCATCTCATGCGGAAAATCAAATTCTTCTGCCGCCTGCGGAATGGTATCAAAACCAACATAAAGCCAAGGGGCAATCGCTACGATAGCCATAATAGAAGCTATCGGGCTACGTCCTTCAGCATACAGAGGGATTAAATTCGCTAAAGAAGAAGTCTCATGTAATGTTGTTCCTGCAAACAAGGTAAACACGCCACCTACGAGAGCAAGCGCGAGAAAAACTTGAATTTTCCCGACAAGATTCGCACCGCGGTAGTTAATCCACCCGCAACCTACGAGAATAGCTATCAGCATTAGCAGCTCACCAATATACACATCCCAGCCGACAATGGTGTAGAGATATCCAACCTCAAAAACTCCCGGCAACAGGAAACGGAAAAGCAATGCAAGCGCCGATGCGTTAAGGGCAATGATACATATATATCCTAAAGCGAGTGCCCATCCGCAGATAAAGGCAGCAGTTGGTCCAAACCCGACATAGGCGAATACGAATTCACCGCCAGCCACAGGATACTTACCAATCATATCGCCATAGCTCATAGCTACGAAAAGCAACATCATCCCGCCAAGGGCAAAACCGATGCATGCTGCAAGAGGTCCAGCTGTTGGCAAAAAACGCAGCGCAGGCAGAACAAACGCGCCCCACCCTAAAATTGCTCCCAATGCAAGCGCCCATGCCTGACTGGGCTTAATTGTCTTTTTTAACGAGCCTTGTGTCTCAACCATGTGTTCTATGTCCTCCAAAACGTTTTTCAACGACAACAAGTGTTGTCGTGCCTGTTATTTTTCAGACGCAATTGTCTACGCCTGTGGTATAGAATGGTGCGACTCCTGCCCTGCGACAGGTAGTACAGCGTGCACCACACCCATAAGGTACTTTGAAACTGGCATTCCTAATAAACTGTAGAATCTTCGAGAGAAGATTTTACAGAGCACAACAAAGTGCCAGTCAGCAGTAAACCATCTTTTTTTTAATTAGTGTGTACTGTTAAGTAGCTGCACAGGGATGTTAGACAACGTTGGTATCCATATACGCAGAAGCAAAAATATTGTGGAGGCGTAACAACCCCACGTTGCAACACATTTTTGCTGATAACGCATTAAGGAAGAAAAGAGGGCAGCAACACAAGGTTGCAATGTAAAAATACGCCCTACCAAGTTGTAGAATTTTTTCGAGAAAATGATTCATACATGAATCATTAACAGATGAGAGGCGGAGACCAGACAGATAAGCGACCTAGCAACCCGCCACAACGAAAAGTTTTTTCAACCATGCATTACATGGGAAAAGAAGAGAACCGAGTCCCTGTGCGGTAGACATCTAAAAAATCTTTACGACTTTTTCCGAAGTAGACGTCTCTAAGTCATTTTTGCATGACATTCAACAACACTTTTTTAACACGATCCCTTTTGTCATAAAAAAATATCTCAAAAAGGACTACAGCATCATGGTATAAAGCACATGAGATACACGTAGTACAATGCGGAATCTAAAAAAATGAAAACAGTTTCATGTAATGCGATACCAAAATGCTGATTCGATACTCCTAACTACATCGCATGGCACATTTTTCGCCATAAATACCATAGATGCTTGCAAACTGTTTACAGATATTTTTTTCGACTTCTATTTCAATATACTATATTTGTTACCAAAACATTGCACTATTCTGGCATCCATATTGTGTCACAGAGTAAAACTGCTTGCCCACTATGCAAACATATTTGACGGAGCCTTCAATGCATCACCGCTACACGTTTCTTCTTCTCTTCCTCTTTTCTTTCGTACTCTTGCTGAGCAGCGGATGTTCCAACAGACAATATGTTTCCGGCGACCCAACCTATACAACCAAAGACTGCATACAAGTTTTAGATGTCGATGAACATGAAGCATTGAAGATTGGATACACCGCGGCTTTAGAAGCGTTCGATAGCGTCACATATCAACCAAGTGCACAGCGCATACGAGCCTCATATTACAGTGACGTAGTGGGAAATGCCCGTTCCAACATTGATGTTGTCGAATTAACTTCAAAAACTGACAATACGATCTCTGGCTTTGTCTTTGATGTTAACACAAAGGGCAAAGGACTTAACAGCACACTTATACCAAGCTATCTGACAAAAAAATTTGCTAAAGAGCTTCAGATTTATATTAATGAAAAAAAAGTGCTCACCAATGTGATTTGTGGATTTGAAAGGTACAACTCATCGAACAAATTACATCGAGCATCGGGGACATGCTGGCTTGTAGATTCTCGTGGCTACCTTGTTACCTGCGAGCATGTTGCAGGACACAAACGTGCATTAAAAGTATTCTTGCCGGACGGAACCGTAGTTCCAGCGAGCGTCGTCATTACCGATGAAGCTAATGATATTGCCATTCTTAAAATTGACCCTCTGCCGGAAAAATACCGTCCAATTCCTGTGGCACTCACAGGTATGAGTGACATTGGCGAATCCATTTATCTTCTCGGTTTTCCGAAAGGAGATACGATTGGCACTGTGCTGAAAATGACAGATGGCATTATCAGCGCTCATCTGGGATTTAAAAACAACACGTCTGAATATCAGGTAGATGCAGCAATCAATGGCGGCAACAGCGGAGGCCCTGTGCTTGATGCGCACGGCAGAGCTATTGGCATGGCTAGCTCTAAAATTGTCGATAAAGGAACCGAAGGACTCGGGTACATAAAAAAATCCAGCTGCCTTGCATTACTCTTCGCACAAGTTGGTATTTCTCCCATGCCATCAATTAAAGAAAAATTTACCGCACCTGAAATTTATTCCCAATACCGCAACTCTGTTTTCCTTATTAAACGAAACTAGCGTACCTTGCCGAGCAAACTGACAACTTACCCACGTTGCTATTTGAATGAGGCAAAACACACTGCATGCATAAAAAACTTTTTATCAATAATTACAGACGATAAAGCATTGAAAGCTCTCCATTATCAATTTTTGACGAACACGCCGAGATGATTATATAGAGAGCGGCATTGGCGTGAGAGCAATTTTTAGCGTGATGCCCCTGCATATACCGGCATCGTTATCGCATCATTATATACAGAAAAAGAGAACCGAATGACACCAGTCACTGAGCAAAAAATGGTCGAGGTAAAAATCGACCCGCGTGACATCCATAGCCCGAAAGTAATTCGAAAGGCGGCATTGCGAAAAGCTGGTCTTCCGAATATTCCAGAAATTCAGTCGCATGTTGTGCGTCGCTCTATTGATGCGCGCTCTAGAAGCCCTAAATTTGTATGTCAGGTACAGCTTGGGGAAGCTCCGCAGGAACAGTCTGGTTCTATCTTCTGTCCACAAAAATTAAATGGCAAACGAGTCGCAATTGTCGGTGCGGGACCTGCCGGATATTTTGCAGCTCTGACTCTCCTCGAAAAAGGGATTAAGCCAATTATCCTTGAACG
The DNA window shown above is from Halodesulfovibrio sp. and carries:
- the gap gene encoding type I glyceraldehyde-3-phosphate dehydrogenase, encoding MIKIGINGFGRIGRLVFRAATQRDDIEVVGINDLIDVDYIAYMLKYDSTHGRFNGTVEVVDGNLVVNGKTIRVTSECCPDKLAWDAIGAEYVVESTGFFLTDESARGHIKAGAKKVILSAPSKDATPMFVMGVNHNEYAGQDIVSNASCTTNCLAPLAHVVHNAFGIVEGLMTTVHATTATQKTVDGPSCKDWRGGRGAGQNIIPSSTGAAKAVGKVIPSLNGKLTGMSFRVPTPDVSVVDLTCRLEKPATYEEIKAAVKKASENELKGILAYTEDAVVSTDFVGEPCTSVFDAEAGIALNDNFVKLIAWYDNEWGYSCKVLDLLAHVAAN
- the ald gene encoding alanine dehydrogenase, whose translation is MIVGVLKEIKVKENRVCMTPAGVATMVSRGHEILVEKNAGVGSGFSDEDYVAAGGTIIDTPQEICEKAEMVMHVKEPQPSEYGMLRKGQILFTYLHLAADEPQTKGLMESGATCIAYETVQKADRSLPLLTPMSEVAGRMAIQQGAKALEKTTGGLGKLLGGVPGVAPAKVMVIGGGVVGVQAAKMACGLGAQVYLMDINLDRLRYLSDVMPANCTTLMSSKGAIQELLPEMDLVVGAVLIPGAKAPAVVTRDDLKLMKKGAALVDVAIDQGGCFETSKATTHENPTYEVDGVVHYCVANIPGAVPMTSTMALTNATLPYALEIADKGWKKACQENEEIKLGLNVHEGKLTYKAVCDAFGFEYTPVEDVL
- a CDS encoding APC family permease, producing the protein MVETQGSLKKTIKPSQAWALALGAILGWGAFVLPALRFLPTAGPLAACIGFALGGMMLLFVAMSYGDMIGKYPVAGGEFVFAYVGFGPTAAFICGWALALGYICIIALNASALALLFRFLLPGVFEVGYLYTIVGWDVYIGELLMLIAILVGCGWINYRGANLVGKIQVFLALALVGGVFTLFAGTTLHETSSLANLIPLYAEGRSPIASIMAIVAIAPWLYVGFDTIPQAAEEFDFPHEMATKLMVTAILCGVVLYSMVTLAVAGLMPYKELLALDVPWATGHVASISLGKAGSVILAIAVSAAIFTGINGFFIASSRLLFSIGRAKILPAWFGDVHPKYGTPHKSIVFVTLLTILAPFFGREMLNWVVDMSAVGTVIGYLFTCLAAYKVAVAFRNEESSSKKIVFAAIGSVSSIVCILLLTVPGSPGSIGTESWIALVFWILLGAFFYKLKMGEFKNLDFETQRSLMMGGIDRPVFFKK
- a CDS encoding serine protease; the protein is MHHRYTFLLLFLFSFVLLLSSGCSNRQYVSGDPTYTTKDCIQVLDVDEHEALKIGYTAALEAFDSVTYQPSAQRIRASYYSDVVGNARSNIDVVELTSKTDNTISGFVFDVNTKGKGLNSTLIPSYLTKKFAKELQIYINEKKVLTNVICGFERYNSSNKLHRASGTCWLVDSRGYLVTCEHVAGHKRALKVFLPDGTVVPASVVITDEANDIAILKIDPLPEKYRPIPVALTGMSDIGESIYLLGFPKGDTIGTVLKMTDGIISAHLGFKNNTSEYQVDAAINGGNSGGPVLDAHGRAIGMASSKIVDKGTEGLGYIKKSSCLALLFAQVGISPMPSIKEKFTAPEIYSQYRNSVFLIKRN